The Deinococcus roseus genome window below encodes:
- a CDS encoding bifunctional 4-hydroxy-2-oxoglutarate aldolase/2-dehydro-3-deoxy-phosphogluconate aldolase has product MFDATTLKTQLRAAKMVGVLRAPTAEAAVQASLAAIRGGLKAIELTFTTPDAPHAIEKLRSQLPEGVLLGAGTVTTPEQAALALEAGAHFLVSPHLGEDVLETAHLLGIPYLPGVLTPTEIHRAHCLKAELLKIFPIGSSGGAAYLKDLLGPFPDLQAMVTGSVGPKEVKDYLDAGAIAVGVGSNLFPKEAIAQGNWDAVEQATRTAFEEAGLGG; this is encoded by the coding sequence ATGTTTGATGCAACCACACTGAAAACACAGCTGCGGGCTGCAAAAATGGTGGGCGTACTGCGTGCCCCCACAGCAGAAGCGGCAGTGCAAGCTTCACTGGCTGCCATTCGGGGGGGCCTGAAAGCCATTGAACTGACTTTCACCACGCCAGATGCCCCCCATGCCATTGAAAAACTGCGTTCACAGCTTCCCGAGGGGGTGCTGCTGGGTGCAGGCACCGTCACCACACCAGAACAGGCAGCACTTGCCCTGGAAGCCGGGGCTCACTTTCTGGTCAGCCCCCATCTGGGAGAAGATGTGCTGGAAACCGCCCACCTGCTGGGCATCCCTTACCTTCCTGGTGTCCTCACCCCCACCGAAATTCACCGTGCCCATTGCCTGAAAGCCGAACTGCTCAAGATCTTCCCCATCGGGTCCAGTGGAGGAGCAGCTTACCTGAAAGACCTGCTGGGTCCTTTCCCGGACCTGCAGGCCATGGTGACGGGCAGTGTGGGACCAAAGGAAGTCAAAGATTACCTGGATGCTGGAGCCATCGCTGTGGGTGTGGGCTCCAACCTGTTCCCAAAAGAAGCCATTGCACAAGGCAACTGGGATGCCGTGGAACAGGCCACCAGAACTGCTTTTGAAGAGGCAGGTCTCGGCGGCTGA
- a CDS encoding MalY/PatB family protein, protein MKEIFDAITTADCRTYPGSKWQTHPESVLPLWVADMDFPIAREIQQAIQERAAGFVGYPQHGGDPQVLLALQERLKSRFDWDISARDVLTVPSLGRALHTCIAALSEPGEGVITQTPVYHRFLIGIRETGRVALESPMLFSPAGWELDFEQLESLVTPQTRVLMLCNPQNPTGRVFSRLELEKLAEFVLNHDLLVISDELHADVNYGHQHTVFASLSPELEQRTFTLYGPGKTFNLAGLGLGFVICKNPALLDKFKQVLLGTLPEPNVLSSAAALAAYTQAEVWEKEVLAYLQANRDHLAARLQKELPEVQFAPLEATYTQLLNFRNYSFAPEAQKVLLQGGLALNEGSSFGKDFWGYARINFATSRQILDQAIDRMVQIVQARQETVSS, encoded by the coding sequence ATGAAAGAGATTTTCGATGCCATCACCACAGCAGATTGCAGAACATATCCCGGATCCAAATGGCAAACCCATCCAGAAAGTGTGTTGCCCCTGTGGGTGGCAGACATGGATTTTCCCATTGCCAGAGAAATTCAACAGGCCATTCAGGAACGGGCAGCAGGTTTTGTGGGGTATCCCCAGCATGGAGGAGATCCCCAGGTGCTGCTTGCACTGCAGGAGCGTCTGAAATCCCGTTTTGACTGGGACATCTCTGCCCGGGATGTCCTGACCGTGCCCAGCCTGGGACGCGCCCTGCACACCTGCATTGCGGCCCTCAGTGAACCCGGAGAGGGCGTGATCACCCAGACCCCGGTGTACCACCGGTTTCTGATCGGGATCCGGGAAACCGGGCGCGTTGCACTGGAGAGCCCCATGCTGTTTTCTCCTGCAGGCTGGGAACTGGATTTTGAGCAACTGGAATCGCTGGTGACCCCCCAGACCCGTGTTTTGATGCTGTGCAATCCGCAGAACCCCACCGGAAGGGTGTTTTCCAGACTGGAACTGGAAAAACTGGCAGAATTTGTCCTGAATCATGACCTGCTGGTGATCTCTGATGAACTTCATGCCGATGTGAATTATGGACACCAGCACACCGTTTTTGCCAGCCTGAGTCCTGAACTGGAGCAGCGCACCTTCACGCTGTATGGACCGGGAAAAACCTTCAATCTGGCCGGTCTGGGTCTGGGTTTTGTGATCTGCAAAAACCCTGCGCTGCTGGACAAATTCAAGCAAGTGCTGCTGGGCACCCTTCCTGAACCCAATGTGCTGTCCAGTGCAGCTGCACTTGCGGCCTACACCCAGGCTGAAGTGTGGGAAAAAGAGGTGCTGGCTTACCTGCAGGCCAACCGGGACCATCTGGCGGCACGATTGCAAAAAGAATTGCCTGAGGTGCAGTTTGCTCCACTGGAAGCCACTTACACCCAGTTGCTGAATTTCAGGAATTACAGCTTTGCTCCTGAAGCACAAAAAGTACTGCTGCAAGGCGGTCTGGCCCTGAATGAGGGTTCCAGCTTTGGCAAGGACTTCTGGGGGTATGCGCGCATCAATTTCGCCACCAGCCGTCAGATTCTGGATCAGGCCATCGACCGAATGGTGCAGATTGTGCAAGCCAGACAGGAAACCGTCAGCAGCTGA
- the ispG gene encoding flavodoxin-dependent (E)-4-hydroxy-3-methylbut-2-enyl-diphosphate synthase, giving the protein MIKRRKTVNVNVGGVWVGSDHPVVVQSMTNTDTADAEATAIQVAQLYNAGSEIVRITVNNKQSAAAVPEIVQRLADIGIHVPLVGDFHYNGHILLREFPETAELLAKYRINPGNVGVGDRHDENFATMIEVAKDFDKPVRIGVNWGSLDQSVLARMMDENVKLPEPRSGTDVMIDAMIVSALESAHYAEELGLKREKIILSAKVSSAPELWQVYRLLAAKCDYPLHLGLTEAGMGDKGVVASTAGLSVLLAEGIGDTIRVSITPEPGAPRKKEVEVAQQILQSLGLRQFLPQVTACPGCGRTTSTLFQEMARDIQDYIRDRMPEWKKSLPGVEAMQVAVMGCIVNGPGESKHANIGISLPGTGEDPRAPVYQDGKLLTTLKGPRIVQEFQELLEAYVQKTYSPVVS; this is encoded by the coding sequence ATGATCAAGCGTCGCAAGACCGTAAATGTCAATGTGGGTGGGGTGTGGGTGGGTTCCGACCACCCGGTGGTGGTGCAGAGCATGACCAACACCGACACTGCAGATGCCGAAGCCACCGCCATTCAGGTGGCCCAGCTTTACAACGCGGGCAGTGAAATTGTTCGCATCACCGTCAACAACAAACAGAGTGCTGCTGCCGTGCCAGAAATCGTGCAGCGCCTCGCAGACATTGGAATCCATGTTCCGCTGGTGGGAGATTTTCATTACAACGGTCACATCCTGCTGCGTGAATTTCCAGAAACGGCAGAATTGCTGGCCAAATACCGCATCAACCCTGGCAATGTGGGAGTGGGAGACCGGCACGACGAGAACTTCGCCACCATGATTGAAGTCGCAAAAGACTTTGACAAACCCGTGCGCATCGGGGTGAACTGGGGCAGCCTGGACCAGAGCGTGCTGGCCCGCATGATGGACGAGAATGTCAAACTTCCAGAGCCCAGGAGTGGCACGGATGTGATGATCGACGCCATGATCGTGTCTGCCCTGGAAAGCGCCCATTATGCAGAAGAACTGGGCCTGAAACGGGAAAAGATCATCCTGTCTGCCAAGGTGTCCAGTGCACCAGAACTCTGGCAGGTGTACCGCCTGCTGGCTGCAAAATGCGACTACCCCCTGCATCTGGGCCTCACCGAAGCCGGGATGGGAGACAAGGGTGTGGTGGCTTCCACTGCGGGCCTGTCGGTGCTGCTGGCAGAAGGCATTGGAGACACCATCCGGGTGTCCATCACGCCAGAACCGGGGGCACCCCGCAAAAAAGAAGTGGAGGTGGCCCAGCAGATCCTGCAAAGCCTCGGACTCCGCCAGTTTTTACCCCAGGTGACGGCCTGCCCTGGTTGTGGACGCACCACCAGCACCCTTTTTCAGGAGATGGCCCGCGACATTCAGGATTACATCCGTGACCGCATGCCCGAATGGAAGAAATCCCTGCCTGGCGTGGAAGCCATGCAGGTGGCCGTGATGGGCTGCATTGTGAACGGCCCCGGAGAGTCCAAACACGCCAACATCGGGATTTCTCTGCCCGGAACTGGAGAGGACCCCCGTGCTCCGGTCTATCAGGATGGCAAACTGCTGACCACCCTGAAAGGCCCCAGGATTGTGCAGGAGTTTCAGGAACTTCTGGAAGCCTACGTGCAAAAGACTTACAGCCCGGTTGTGTCCTGA
- a CDS encoding HD-GYP domain-containing protein: protein MAEMLPAESALALELTRTALKAISIPDAVQPALQRLLEHTAAVGAAYFQLKDDQMYHARTAAGELPEGEAMQAILMHGLPSNLPLLQALQEATQPLFFPVTAEDPVATGFPQLGVQSLAAAPVRDAQGQLQGAFLMHTFQEHRWTVQEKQLFVAVSAMMSLVTVRFIVEEKLLDTREAALRALGLALEFKDGETRGHTERVTHMAVKLGTLFQLEAQDLEALRWGAYLHDVGKLGTPDHVLLKKGQLTAEEWATMQNHVLEGGRFADALGFLPQSSRQVVLAHHEKWNGTGYPVGLKGEDIPRFARIFAVCDVYDALISERPYKRAWSHQEAMQEIRFQSGKHFDPQVVDALGQLMALTAEDVTTMAPQMHQGLN from the coding sequence ATGGCTGAAATGCTTCCTGCAGAATCCGCACTTGCCCTCGAACTCACCCGCACTGCACTGAAAGCGATTTCCATCCCCGATGCTGTACAACCCGCCCTGCAGCGCCTGCTGGAACACACGGCTGCTGTGGGAGCTGCCTATTTCCAGCTCAAAGACGACCAGATGTACCATGCCCGCACCGCTGCTGGAGAACTTCCAGAAGGAGAAGCCATGCAGGCCATCCTGATGCATGGTTTGCCGTCCAACCTCCCTTTGCTGCAGGCCCTGCAGGAGGCCACACAGCCCCTGTTTTTTCCTGTCACAGCAGAGGATCCTGTGGCCACAGGTTTTCCACAACTGGGGGTGCAAAGCCTGGCTGCAGCTCCGGTGCGGGATGCCCAGGGACAACTGCAGGGGGCTTTCCTGATGCACACCTTTCAGGAGCACCGCTGGACCGTACAGGAGAAGCAACTGTTTGTGGCGGTCTCGGCCATGATGTCGCTGGTGACGGTGCGCTTCATTGTGGAAGAGAAGCTGCTGGACACCCGTGAAGCTGCGCTGCGTGCCCTGGGCCTGGCCCTGGAGTTCAAAGACGGTGAAACCAGAGGTCACACCGAACGTGTCACACACATGGCTGTCAAACTGGGCACCCTCTTTCAGCTGGAGGCCCAGGACCTGGAAGCCCTGCGCTGGGGGGCTTACCTGCATGATGTGGGCAAGCTGGGCACCCCCGACCATGTGCTGCTCAAAAAAGGCCAGCTGACGGCAGAGGAATGGGCCACCATGCAAAACCATGTGCTGGAAGGAGGCCGTTTTGCAGATGCTCTGGGTTTCCTGCCCCAGTCTTCCCGTCAGGTGGTGCTGGCCCACCATGAGAAATGGAACGGCACAGGTTACCCTGTGGGCCTGAAAGGTGAAGACATTCCCCGCTTTGCCCGGATTTTTGCTGTGTGTGATGTGTACGATGCCCTGATCAGCGAACGGCCTTACAAACGCGCATGGTCCCACCAGGAAGCCATGCAGGAAATCCGCTTCCAGTCTGGCAAGCACTTTGATCCGCAGGTGGTGGACGCCCTCGGGCAATTGATGGCTTTGACAGCTGAGGATGTCACAACAATGGCCCCCCAGATGCACCAGGGTCTGAACTGA